From a single Rhizobium lusitanum genomic region:
- a CDS encoding PLP-dependent aminotransferase family protein: MTNWLPDISSGNGPVYIRVADSIENAITHGVLPPGTKLPPQRNLAYDIGVTIGTVSRAYALVHERGLVAGEVGRGTYVLDRINSKQIEPVDPITQALAGTRGLETPDGKIRFDTTAAPDIGQGEVIGRLFADISRDHQAEISSYSRSFPTNWFRAGQVWLARNGWQPAIETVVPTLGAHAAAIAVISAVTSPGDKIVFENLTYTQVSRATRLLGRRSILVDSDEHGIIPDDFERLCQQQHPRLAFLMPTAHNPTLITMPETRRRAIAAIARRHSVWLIEDDLYGGMTEDQNPLMASIAPERTFLVSGLSKSVTAGVRGGWVACPPHFAQRIKVTHKMTTGGLPFILAETCARLVLEGHALALRRKAVDEIRAREQLAREALSGFEFTSHPHVPFLWLKLPEPWLSGTFKNAALAEGVLVDDEDEFKAGRSDRVYHRVRVAFSSPQRRDDVASGFMTLRRLLENGSAGYDSHI; this comes from the coding sequence ATGACAAATTGGCTGCCTGACATTTCCAGCGGCAACGGACCGGTTTACATCCGCGTCGCCGACAGTATTGAAAACGCGATTACCCATGGCGTGTTGCCGCCGGGGACGAAGCTGCCGCCGCAACGCAATCTCGCCTACGATATTGGGGTGACAATCGGCACCGTCAGCCGGGCCTATGCGCTCGTGCACGAACGCGGCCTCGTCGCCGGTGAAGTCGGCCGCGGAACCTACGTGCTCGACCGCATCAACAGCAAGCAGATCGAGCCGGTGGACCCGATCACACAGGCGCTGGCCGGCACCCGTGGCCTGGAAACCCCTGATGGCAAGATCCGCTTCGATACGACGGCAGCGCCCGATATCGGCCAGGGCGAGGTTATCGGTCGGCTTTTCGCAGACATCAGCCGGGATCATCAGGCGGAGATTTCCTCCTATTCGCGGAGCTTTCCGACGAACTGGTTCCGCGCCGGCCAGGTCTGGCTTGCCCGCAACGGCTGGCAGCCGGCGATCGAGACGGTGGTGCCGACGCTCGGCGCCCATGCCGCTGCCATCGCCGTCATTTCGGCCGTCACCTCCCCCGGCGACAAGATCGTCTTTGAGAACCTGACCTACACCCAGGTTAGCCGCGCCACCCGTCTCCTTGGCCGCCGCTCCATATTGGTGGATTCCGACGAACACGGTATCATTCCCGACGATTTCGAGCGGCTTTGCCAGCAGCAACATCCGCGCCTGGCCTTCCTGATGCCGACGGCGCACAATCCAACATTGATCACGATGCCGGAGACACGACGCCGCGCGATCGCCGCCATTGCCCGGCGTCACAGCGTCTGGCTGATCGAGGACGATCTCTATGGCGGCATGACCGAGGACCAGAATCCGCTGATGGCAAGCATCGCGCCGGAGCGCACCTTTCTTGTCAGCGGCCTGTCAAAATCCGTCACCGCAGGCGTGCGCGGCGGCTGGGTTGCCTGCCCGCCGCATTTCGCCCAGCGCATCAAAGTCACCCACAAGATGACAACTGGCGGCCTGCCTTTCATCCTGGCGGAAACTTGCGCCCGATTGGTCCTTGAGGGCCATGCGTTGGCGCTGCGCCGCAAGGCGGTCGATGAAATCCGCGCCCGTGAACAATTGGCGCGCGAGGCGCTATCCGGCTTCGAATTCACCTCGCATCCGCATGTGCCGTTCCTGTGGCTGAAGCTGCCAGAGCCATGGCTTTCAGGCACATTCAAGAATGCGGCCCTCGCCGAAGGCGTGCTTGTCGACGATGAGGACGAGTTCAAGGCAGGGCGCTCGGATAGGGTCTATCACCGCGTTCGCGTCGCCTTTTCCTCTCCGCAGCGGCGCGACGACGTCGCCTCCGGTTTCATGACGCTGCGCCGTCTTCTGGAAAACGGCTCGGCCGGCTACGACAGCCACATATGA
- a CDS encoding acyloxyacyl hydrolase encodes MTASIFVTTETAAAADNKIFDELRFGSSASIQSGYDHEKGVFPDVQVLFNPFGYNPTADWKDQLAHPRIHLGTSVGTAGSATQFYGGLTWTITHNNGIFTEAGFGGTIHTGNLDDWTEHGPMLGCRLLFHEYAGLGYNFDSHWNMMAQIAHSSHADLCDGPNGGMTRVGLLVGYKF; translated from the coding sequence ATGACTGCCTCGATTTTCGTTACCACTGAAACCGCTGCTGCCGCAGACAACAAGATATTCGATGAGCTGCGTTTCGGCTCCAGCGCTTCCATTCAAAGCGGATACGATCATGAAAAGGGCGTCTTCCCGGATGTCCAGGTCCTGTTCAATCCGTTCGGCTATAATCCGACCGCGGACTGGAAGGATCAATTGGCGCATCCGCGCATCCATCTCGGAACCTCTGTCGGCACGGCCGGCTCTGCGACGCAATTCTATGGCGGCCTGACCTGGACGATCACGCACAACAACGGCATCTTCACCGAAGCTGGTTTCGGCGGCACCATTCATACCGGCAACCTCGATGACTGGACCGAGCACGGCCCAATGCTCGGCTGTCGCCTGCTATTCCATGAATATGCTGGGCTCGGATACAACTTCGATAGCCATTGGAACATGATGGCGCAGATTGCCCATTCCTCCCATGCCGATCTTTGCGATGGTCCCAATGGCGGCATGACGCGCGTCGGGCTTCTGGTCGGCTACAAGTTCTGA
- the purL gene encoding phosphoribosylformylglycinamidine synthase subunit PurL has translation MTLSNTIQITPELIASHGLKPDEYQRILDLIGREPSFTELGIFSAMWNEHCSYKSSKKWLRTLPTKGPRVIQGPGENAGVVDIDDGDCVVFKMESHNHPSYIEPYQGAATGVGGILRDVFTMGARPIAAMNALRFGEPDHPKTRHLVSGVVAGVGGYGNSFGVPTVGGEVEFDARYNGNILVNAFAAGLAKSNAIFLSEAKGVGLPVVYLGAKTGRDGVGGATMASAEFDESIEEKRPTVQVGDPFTEKCLLEACLELMQTGAVIAIQDMGAAGLTCSAVEMGAKGDLGIELDLDKVPVREEQMTAYEMMLSESQERMLMVLQPEKEAVAKAIFVKWGLDFAIVGKTTDDLRFRVIHQGEEVANLPIKDLGDQAPEYDRPWRESDKRAPLPANLVAAPGDYGQALLSLVGSANQSSRRWVYEQYDTLIQGNSLQLPGGDAGVVRVEGHPTKALAFSSDVTPRYVEADPFEGGKQAVAECWRNITATGAEPLAATDNLNFGNPEKPEIMGQLVGAIKGIGEACRALDFPIVSGNVSLYNETNGVGILPTPTIAGVGLLPDWKAMARIGSASEGDRVIMIGVDGSHLGSSIYLRDILGSTDGPAPEVDLFAERRNGDFIRSAIRNGQVTACHDISSGGLVLALAEMVMASGKGLRVELAECRGLPHALLFGEDQARYVIAVPADVADFICINAESAGVPFRRLGTVGGDALAIDGLLSVSVQQLRQAHESWFPAFMDGSALAAAE, from the coding sequence ATGACCCTTTCGAACACGATCCAGATTACCCCGGAACTGATTGCCTCCCACGGCCTGAAGCCGGACGAATATCAGCGCATCCTGGATCTGATCGGCCGCGAGCCCTCCTTTACAGAGCTCGGCATCTTCTCGGCCATGTGGAACGAGCACTGCTCTTATAAATCCTCGAAGAAGTGGCTGCGCACCCTGCCGACCAAGGGACCGCGCGTCATTCAGGGCCCTGGCGAAAATGCCGGTGTGGTCGACATCGATGACGGCGATTGCGTTGTCTTCAAGATGGAGAGCCACAACCATCCCTCTTATATCGAGCCGTATCAGGGCGCTGCGACCGGCGTCGGCGGTATCCTGCGCGACGTCTTCACCATGGGTGCCCGCCCGATTGCAGCGATGAACGCGCTGCGCTTCGGCGAGCCGGACCATCCGAAGACCCGCCACCTCGTTTCCGGCGTCGTCGCCGGCGTCGGCGGCTATGGCAATTCCTTCGGCGTGCCCACAGTCGGCGGCGAAGTCGAATTCGACGCGCGCTATAACGGCAATATCCTGGTCAACGCTTTTGCGGCCGGTCTTGCCAAATCCAATGCCATATTCCTGTCCGAGGCCAAGGGCGTCGGCCTGCCAGTCGTCTATCTCGGCGCCAAGACCGGCCGTGACGGCGTCGGCGGCGCGACCATGGCATCGGCGGAATTCGACGAATCGATCGAAGAGAAGCGCCCGACCGTTCAGGTCGGCGACCCCTTCACTGAGAAGTGCCTGCTGGAAGCCTGCCTTGAGCTGATGCAGACCGGCGCCGTCATTGCCATCCAGGACATGGGTGCCGCCGGCCTCACCTGCTCGGCTGTCGAAATGGGCGCCAAGGGCGACCTCGGCATCGAGCTTGACCTCGACAAGGTGCCGGTGCGCGAAGAGCAGATGACGGCCTATGAAATGATGCTGTCGGAAAGCCAGGAGCGCATGCTCATGGTGTTGCAGCCGGAAAAGGAAGCGGTCGCCAAGGCGATCTTCGTCAAGTGGGGTCTGGATTTCGCCATCGTCGGCAAGACCACCGACGACCTCCGGTTCCGCGTCATCCATCAGGGCGAGGAAGTCGCCAATCTGCCGATCAAGGATCTCGGCGACCAAGCGCCGGAATATGACCGTCCCTGGCGCGAATCCGACAAGCGCGCGCCCCTGCCCGCCAATCTCGTCGCGGCACCGGGGGATTACGGCCAAGCGCTGCTGTCGCTGGTCGGCTCGGCCAATCAGTCCAGCCGCCGCTGGGTCTACGAACAATATGACACGCTGATCCAGGGCAACTCCCTGCAGCTTCCGGGCGGCGACGCCGGCGTTGTTCGCGTCGAAGGTCATCCGACCAAGGCGCTCGCCTTCTCCTCCGACGTGACGCCGCGCTATGTCGAGGCCGATCCGTTCGAAGGCGGCAAGCAGGCCGTTGCCGAATGCTGGCGCAATATCACAGCGACCGGCGCCGAACCGCTGGCTGCGACGGATAACCTGAACTTCGGCAATCCGGAAAAGCCCGAGATCATGGGCCAGCTCGTCGGCGCCATCAAGGGCATCGGCGAAGCCTGCCGCGCACTCGACTTCCCGATCGTCTCGGGCAACGTGTCGCTCTACAATGAAACCAACGGCGTCGGGATCCTGCCGACGCCGACGATTGCCGGTGTCGGCCTGTTGCCGGACTGGAAGGCAATGGCGCGCATCGGCTCTGCCTCCGAAGGCGATCGCGTCATCATGATCGGCGTCGATGGCAGCCATCTCGGCTCTTCCATCTATCTGCGCGACATCCTCGGCTCGACGGACGGCCCGGCTCCGGAAGTCGATCTTTTCGCCGAACGCCGCAACGGCGATTTCATCCGTTCGGCCATTCGTAACGGCCAGGTCACCGCCTGCCACGACATTTCCTCGGGCGGTCTCGTGCTTGCGCTCGCCGAAATGGTCATGGCGTCGGGCAAGGGTCTGCGCGTCGAACTTGCCGAATGCAGGGGGCTGCCGCATGCCCTGCTCTTCGGTGAGGATCAGGCGCGCTATGTCATTGCTGTGCCTGCCGATGTTGCCGATTTCATCTGCATTAATGCCGAAAGCGCTGGCGTGCCTTTCCGTCGTCTCGGCACGGTTGGCGGTGACGCTCTAGCCATTGACGGGCTGCTCTCCGTTTCCGTTCAGCAGTTGCGTCAGGCGCATGAATCGTGGTTTCCTGCCTTCATGGATGGCAGTGCGCTCGCTGCTGCCGAATAG
- a CDS encoding BolA family protein: MPMNPGDIEDMIKAGIPGAKVTIRDLAGDGDHYAAEVVAEAFRGKSRVQQHQMVYDALKGNMGGVLHALALQTSAPD; encoded by the coding sequence ATGCCAATGAATCCCGGCGATATCGAAGACATGATCAAGGCCGGCATTCCCGGTGCCAAGGTGACGATTCGCGACCTGGCCGGGGATGGCGATCACTATGCCGCCGAAGTCGTGGCCGAAGCCTTCCGTGGCAAGAGCCGCGTGCAGCAACACCAGATGGTCTATGACGCACTGAAGGGCAACATGGGCGGCGTCCTGCACGCCCTGGCGCTACAGACCTCAGCGCCCGATTGA
- the grxD gene encoding Grx4 family monothiol glutaredoxin has product MSGINEFIENEVKTNDVVLFMKGTPQFPQCGFSGQVVQILDYIGVDYKSVNVLADAEIRQGIKEYSNWPTIPQLYLKGEFIGGCDIVREMFQAGELQQHFQEHGISVRGAA; this is encoded by the coding sequence ATGAGCGGCATCAACGAATTCATCGAAAATGAAGTGAAGACCAACGACGTCGTTCTCTTCATGAAGGGCACCCCGCAGTTCCCGCAATGTGGTTTCTCGGGCCAGGTGGTCCAGATCCTCGACTACATCGGCGTAGACTATAAGAGTGTCAATGTTCTGGCTGACGCGGAAATTCGCCAGGGCATCAAGGAATATTCCAATTGGCCGACCATCCCCCAGCTCTACCTGAAGGGCGAGTTCATCGGCGGCTGTGACATCGTGCGCGAAATGTTCCAGGCGGGCGAGCTTCAGCAGCATTTTCAGGAACACGGCATCAGCGTTCGCGGCGCCGCCTGA